A single Gambusia affinis linkage group LG22, SWU_Gaff_1.0, whole genome shotgun sequence DNA region contains:
- the si:ch211-142k18.1 gene encoding uncharacterized protein si:ch211-142k18.1, with protein sequence MWQFWMKLILAWMSLATLIFGQSGDGDWGSGFDIFPGLMATNDTLEAVGDEPASVKNNHLLTPSSAPPSLQFEPQPDKCSVHFSTTATASAQKQKARRQELDYLRTIQHANKAVVENLKQFVGAELGDQKYEDIIKENIISIQEDHKGCNEELEKAEEGLRKQLEGDGFAGMEKVREESVVFEEMLRVAADIASRLERSSQALHVSFTRQLKDIARIH encoded by the exons ATGTGGCAGTTTTGGATGAAGCTCATCTTGGCCTGGATGTCCTTGGCAACCCTGATATTTGGCCAAAGCGGAGATGGCGACTGGGGTTCAGGCTTTGACATCTTTCCTGGCTTAATGGCCACCAATGATACATTGGAGGCTGTTGGTGACGAGCCTGCGAGTGTGAAAAACAACCATCTCTTAACCCCGTCATCAGCGCCCCCCTCGCTCCAATTTGAACCCCAACCAGATAAGTGCTCTGTCCACTTCAGCACTACAGCCACTGCTTCAGCTCAAAAGCAGAAGGCCCGGCGACAGGAGCTGGACTACCTGCGGACGATTCAACACGCCAACAAGGCGGTGGTGGAGAACTTGAAACAGTTTGTGGGGGCAGAGCTGGGAGATCAGAAATATGAAGatataattaaagaaaacatcatcaGTATCCAGGAAGACCATAAAGGCTGTAATGAGGAATTAGAGAAAGCTGAAGAAGGTTTGAGAAAACAGCTGGAGGGAGATGGCTTCGCTGGGATGGAGAA AGTAAGAGAAGAGTCTGTGGTCTTTGAAGAGATGCTTCGTGTTGCAGCGGACATTGCCAGCAGGTTGGAGAGGTCATCCCAAGCCCTTCATGTTTCATTTACACGGCAGCTGAAAGACATTGCCAGAATCCACTAA
- the chrna2b gene encoding neuronal acetylcholine receptor subunit alpha-2 — protein sequence MIHNHLFLKGTIVVWTLLLGQTVLGHVKTHSHAEDELFKTLFSGYNKWSRPVPNISDVVIVKFGLSIAQLIDVDEKNQMMTTNVWLKQEWNDYKLRWRPSDYDNVTSIRVPSELIWVPDIVLYNNADGEFAVTHMTKAHLFHTGKVRWVPPAIYKSSCSIDVTFFPFDQQNCKMKFGSWTYDKAKIDLERIENTVDLNNYWESGEWAIINAVGTYNTKKYDCCHEIYPDITYFFIIRRLPLFYTINLIIPCLLISCLTVLVFYLPSDCGEKITLCISVLLSLTVFLLLITEIIPSTSLVIPLIGEYLLFTMIFVTLSIVITVFVLNVHHRSPSTHKMPRWVHSVFLDLIPRWLFMRRPAPDGRRRRLLLLQQQIAAEKRQMQIDSSHCISTSYTWMRDGSTLENPERSCYEDLELGTLTSYFSFRPPSPKPPGLTPPPQQKKTQSSQNLQDGASGLNRQPSGARFNSPPPKEDSSALESPFILSPSVLRALQGVHYIADHLRAEDADFSVKEDWKYVAMVIDRIFLWMFIIVCLLGTIGLFLPPWLAGMI from the exons ATGATTCACAACCACCTGTTCCTGAAAGGGACGATCGTCGTCTGGACGCTACTTCTGGGTCAGACAG TTCTTGGTCATGTCAAGACCCATTCACATGCTGAAGATGAACTCTTCAAGACGCTGTTCTCTGGTTACAACAAGTGGTCACGACCTGTCCCAAACATCTCTGATGTGGTTATAGTCAAGTTTGGACTGTCCATAGCCCAGCTCATTGATGTG GATGAGAAAAACCAAATGATGACAACTAATGTGTGGTTAAAGCAG GAGTGGAATGACTACAAACTTCGCTGGAGACCGTCTGACTATGACAACGTAACGTCCATTAGAGTCCCATCGGAGCTTATATGGGTCCCAGATATAGTTCTCTATAACAA TGCTGATGGCGAGTTTGCTGTGACCCACATGACCAAAGCTCACCTGTTCCACACTGGTAAAGTGCGTTGGGTCCCGCCTGCCATCTACAAAAGCTCCTGCAGCATCGACGTCACTTTCTTCCCCTTCGATCAGCAGAACTGTAAAATGAAATTTGGCTCCTGGACCTATGACAAAGCCAAGATCGACCTGGAGCGAATAGAAAACACTGTGGATCTCAACAACTACTGGGAGAGCGGGGAATGGGCCATCATCAACGCTGTGGGAACatacaacacaaagaaatacGACTGTTGCCATGAGATTTACCCAGACATCACATACTTTTTCATCATCCGAAGGCTtcctttattttacacaatcaaCCTCATCATTCCCTGCTTGTTGATCTCATGCCTCACCGTCTTAGTTTTCTACCTGCCCTCAGACTGCGGTGAGAAGATCACTCTTTGTATCTCAGTCCTTTTGTCCCTCACTGTGTTCCTCCTGCTCATAACGGAGATCATACCCTCCACGTCTCTCGTCATTCCTCTCATCGGCGAGTACCTCCTCTTCACTATGATCTTCGTCACCCTGTCCATTGTCATCACAGTATTTGTGCTAAATGTGCACCATCGCTCACCCAGCACTCACAAGATGCCCCGCTGGGTCCACTCCGTGTTCCTGGACCTGATCCCACGTTGGCTGTTCATGCGCAGGCCGGCGCCTGACGGCCGGCGCCGCAGGCTGCTGCTACTCCAGCAGCAAATAGCAGCAGAGAAGCGGCAAATGCAAATAGACTCAAGCCACTGCATCAGTACCTCCTATACCTGGATGAGAGATGGGAGCACTCTGGAAAACCCAGAGAGAAGCTGCTATGAGGATTTGGAGCTTGGAACGCTGACGTCATATTTCTCCTTCCGGCCCCCATCTCCGAAACCTCCAGGGTTGACTCCTCCaccacaacagaaaaaaacccagagcaGCCAAAACTTGCAAGATGGGGCTTCAGGATTAAACAGACAGCCCTCTGGAGCTAGGTTTAACTCCCCACCGCCTAAAGAGGACAGTTCAGCGCTAGAGTCACCTTTCATACTTTCGCCAAGTGTATTACGGGCATTACAAGGGGTTCACTACATTGCCGACCATCTGAGAGCTGAAGATGCTGATTTCAGT GTGAAGGAGGATTGGAAGTATGTTGCCATGGTCATTGATCGGATCTTCCTGTGGATGTTCATTATTGTGTGCCTGCTTGGCACAATAGGCCTCTTCCTACCCCCGTGGTTGGCTGGCATGATTTAG